From Leptospira langatensis, the proteins below share one genomic window:
- a CDS encoding MBOAT family O-acyltransferase translates to MLFNSLPFIGLFSITFLIYWSIPQKGRKPLLLLSSLIFYFYSGFAFSIHFLLVIAVNFFFSLKLWEKKREGQATSKLLFWIILLNFLNLAFFKYFYFFLDTLDFFSGSSAFSQFGTTIHIPLPLAISFYTFQLIALQVDIHRDHVPEKIPALDYFLFILFFPQLIAGPIMRTTDFLPKLDKPAIDFDRVKWGIFLILSGLFKKVVMADNISGIISPVYSNPESYNSLALYVTTFGFACQVYCDFSGYTDIARGSAYLLGYEIPENFRGPFLSPTFREFWGRWHVTLSTWLKDYLYIPLGGSRGGFWRTQLNSLITMTLGGLWHGANFGYVIWGAYLGLILGLERLFSPDPKKEVDPKGWKRFWKITLIVHLFAVSGIFFRTASVGKSSLSLAGEYFKGFLNILGGKALVRWEELVLFILLAFFWNAVQYYPNLKERISRRFVWLLPTFSIIMLLLLGIFGDGGGEFIYFQF, encoded by the coding sequence ATGCTCTTTAACTCTCTGCCGTTTATCGGCTTATTCAGTATTACATTCCTGATCTACTGGTCCATTCCCCAGAAAGGCAGAAAGCCATTGCTTCTTCTGTCTTCCTTGATCTTTTATTTCTATTCCGGATTCGCATTCTCGATCCATTTCCTTTTAGTCATCGCGGTGAACTTCTTCTTCTCCTTAAAACTTTGGGAGAAGAAGAGAGAAGGACAGGCCACCTCCAAATTACTCTTCTGGATCATTCTTCTAAATTTCCTGAACTTGGCCTTCTTTAAGTATTTCTATTTCTTCTTGGATACTTTGGATTTCTTTTCGGGTTCTTCCGCATTTTCTCAGTTTGGCACGACCATACATATCCCTCTACCCTTAGCGATCAGTTTCTATACATTCCAGTTAATAGCCTTGCAGGTGGATATTCATAGGGATCATGTTCCGGAGAAGATCCCGGCCTTAGATTACTTTTTGTTTATATTATTCTTTCCGCAACTGATCGCGGGTCCGATCATGAGGACTACGGATTTCCTTCCTAAGCTGGACAAACCTGCTATCGATTTCGATCGGGTAAAATGGGGAATCTTTCTGATCCTCTCCGGTTTATTTAAGAAGGTGGTGATGGCGGATAATATTTCCGGGATCATTTCTCCTGTGTATTCCAATCCGGAAAGTTATAATTCCCTAGCGTTGTACGTTACTACTTTCGGTTTCGCTTGCCAGGTGTATTGCGATTTCAGTGGTTACACGGATATAGCGAGAGGTTCAGCATACCTGCTCGGTTATGAGATCCCGGAAAACTTCAGAGGACCTTTCCTATCTCCTACATTCAGGGAGTTCTGGGGTCGTTGGCATGTCACCTTATCCACTTGGCTAAAGGACTATCTCTATATTCCTCTCGGAGGAAGCAGAGGTGGTTTTTGGAGAACCCAGCTCAACTCTCTTATCACAATGACCTTAGGCGGGCTCTGGCATGGAGCGAATTTCGGCTATGTGATCTGGGGAGCCTATCTCGGACTCATCCTAGGTTTAGAAAGACTATTCTCTCCGGATCCGAAGAAAGAGGTAGATCCAAAAGGTTGGAAACGTTTCTGGAAGATCACATTGATCGTACATCTATTTGCGGTTTCCGGGATATTCTTTAGGACTGCTTCCGTAGGCAAAAGCTCTCTTTCTTTGGCGGGTGAGTACTTTAAGGGTTTCTTAAATATACTCGGCGGAAAGGCGTTGGTCCGCTGGGAGGAGTTGGTCCTCTTCATCCTTCTGGCATTCTTCTGGAATGCAGTTCAATACTATCCAAATCTGAAAGAAAGGATCAGTCGTAGATTCGTTTGGCTACTTCCTACGTTTTCGATTATTATGCTTTTGTTATTAGGCATTTTTGGGGATGGAGGAGGAGAATTTATCTACTTCCAATTTTAA
- a CDS encoding SH3 domain-containing protein, translated as MPVHRLVFLILIGFLIHPVFGQEKRQYLVLEPGTELSLFPERKSEVLRKLSFGEILSSENQKSSESKYQLLTDKDGLTGWVDAKSLFKIGNKGTYTVITKAIERLLYEDSGPSELESVFSYLTRVEEGPLFQGNEFLFLKIRRLVVLQKYLDVLQSIEYRSKSRPKLEEILKNFPTEVGVYSKNGMWSDTFTNVSESARLKVRPESFWKTAEAYPNSKPGDFAAYLAVKNTPEIKCGKDPICVLQDEENRRLKYLLLQPNGNYSVIFASHLEKRLVSYTKDRETLLCDTKLQKENQIRSFKTKVQELPFRYGKKFHPKLRIIEEECLKK; from the coding sequence ATGCCTGTACACCGGCTAGTATTTCTCATACTGATCGGTTTTTTGATCCATCCGGTTTTCGGACAGGAGAAAAGGCAGTATCTTGTATTGGAACCTGGAACAGAACTTTCTCTCTTTCCGGAGAGAAAGTCGGAGGTCTTGCGTAAACTTTCCTTTGGGGAAATACTTTCCTCGGAGAACCAAAAAAGTTCCGAGTCGAAATACCAACTGCTGACAGATAAAGACGGTTTGACCGGCTGGGTAGACGCTAAATCCCTCTTTAAGATAGGGAATAAGGGCACTTACACAGTCATCACGAAAGCCATCGAAAGACTTCTGTATGAGGATTCTGGTCCGAGCGAATTGGAATCCGTATTCAGCTATTTAACAAGGGTAGAAGAAGGACCCCTCTTTCAGGGAAATGAGTTCCTATTCTTAAAGATCCGAAGACTGGTCGTCCTCCAAAAATATTTGGATGTATTGCAATCCATCGAATACAGATCCAAATCCAGACCGAAGTTGGAAGAGATCCTCAAGAATTTTCCGACCGAGGTTGGAGTATATTCTAAAAATGGCATGTGGTCCGATACCTTCACGAATGTATCTGAATCTGCAAGATTGAAGGTCAGACCGGAAAGCTTCTGGAAGACAGCGGAGGCCTACCCGAATTCCAAGCCAGGAGATTTTGCGGCCTACTTGGCGGTAAAGAACACCCCTGAGATCAAATGCGGCAAGGACCCGATCTGTGTCTTGCAGGATGAAGAGAATCGCAGACTGAAATACCTACTTTTACAACCGAATGGGAACTATTCAGTGATCTTCGCTTCTCATTTGGAGAAGAGACTCGTCTCTTATACGAAAGATAGAGAAACTCTTCTTTGCGATACTAAATTGCAAAAAGAGAACCAGATCCGTTCTTTTAAGACCAAAGTGCAAGAACTGCCTTTTCGATATGGAAAGAAATTCCATCCGAAGCTAAGGATCATCGAAGAGGAATGTCTGAAAAAGTGA
- the sppA gene encoding signal peptide peptidase SppA, protein MNFRTKGFLLLLLGILPFTHCITIPLTPQPLAIPQEKLVEGFPEGGKDKILVIPIEGEIFERKISGNALTKDKASLVSLVKIQLALALKDPDIKAVILKVDSPGGSVTASDLIYHEILEFKRKKGIPVLALFMDVAASGAYYLSMATDHIQALPTTTTGSIGVIMFNINAKEALDKLGIKSMTIRSGPNKATGNPLEEFTSEQRKIYQDLITENYERFLQIVKKGRPKLKESDIRRLADGRIYSTNQALREGLVDSVGYFEDAVTTTTKLPGYRSSSPGLPPTVVFYSYQKSVPENFYQIESNSAEKNLLENILPFKTSPDYRLHYLFSP, encoded by the coding sequence ATGAATTTCCGTACCAAAGGATTCCTTCTTTTACTGCTCGGAATTCTTCCTTTTACTCATTGCATTACAATTCCGTTGACTCCCCAACCTTTAGCCATTCCCCAAGAGAAACTCGTGGAAGGCTTTCCCGAGGGTGGAAAGGATAAGATCCTAGTCATTCCTATAGAAGGAGAGATCTTCGAAAGAAAGATCTCTGGAAATGCGCTTACAAAGGATAAAGCAAGTCTAGTAAGCCTTGTTAAGATACAGCTTGCCTTGGCCCTCAAGGACCCGGATATTAAGGCGGTGATCTTAAAGGTGGATTCTCCTGGCGGATCAGTAACTGCAAGCGACCTGATCTATCATGAAATCCTAGAATTCAAAAGGAAGAAGGGAATTCCAGTACTCGCTCTATTCATGGATGTAGCTGCCTCCGGAGCCTATTATCTAAGTATGGCTACGGATCATATCCAAGCACTTCCTACTACCACTACCGGCTCCATCGGAGTGATCATGTTCAATATCAATGCAAAAGAAGCCTTAGACAAACTAGGGATCAAGAGCATGACCATTCGTTCCGGTCCGAATAAGGCCACCGGAAATCCATTGGAAGAATTCACTTCGGAACAAAGAAAGATCTACCAGGATCTGATCACAGAGAATTACGAACGCTTCCTTCAGATCGTAAAGAAGGGAAGACCTAAATTGAAGGAATCGGATATACGCAGACTTGCGGATGGAAGGATCTATTCGACCAACCAAGCATTGCGAGAAGGTCTTGTGGACTCGGTCGGTTATTTTGAGGATGCGGTAACTACTACTACCAAATTACCAGGTTATCGTTCTTCTAGTCCGGGCCTTCCTCCAACGGTAGTTTTCTATTCCTACCAAAAATCCGTTCCAGAGAATTTTTATCAGATAGAAAGCAATTCTGCCGAGAAGAATTTACTGGAAAATATCCTTCCTTTCAAAACATCTCCGGACTATAGACTTCATTATTTATTTTCTCCCTGA
- a CDS encoding PP2C family protein-serine/threonine phosphatase: protein MRSSTTIKKYLKEAWPIIIVLNLSILGCLSLGLRFYTPPVHAPIVFLLVASFTIFVNFSAFVLFLTEKILPKEQEFGKIIKRFRRGDSRMQNYVFPLDYVDENYEIRGRCLTYNPIGGDFYNFLKDKEGNYWFGIGDTSGHGYVAGLFSMMIMNQMSHLIHKNEHPHEIIDQIIEHLEERTNTYPHIHRSLYATFLLMKADAKGNFLHSGIHPSLVLYKSREDSIEIVGTDGKFLSTVMNSPLKKPKPSQHFKMERDDILFCFTDGLFEQKNKSIGGYYGENLYKFLETAPKKNIRKLIDNLFTDIVKHTGGRIQDDMSLLVVRKF, encoded by the coding sequence ATGAGAAGTTCGACTACCATCAAAAAGTATCTGAAGGAAGCCTGGCCGATCATTATCGTGCTCAATCTTTCCATACTGGGTTGTCTCAGCCTTGGATTGAGATTCTATACTCCACCGGTCCACGCTCCGATCGTATTTCTCTTAGTCGCTAGCTTTACCATTTTTGTTAATTTCTCCGCATTCGTTCTATTCCTTACCGAAAAGATCCTGCCCAAGGAGCAAGAATTCGGAAAGATCATCAAAAGATTCAGAAGAGGAGACAGTAGGATGCAGAACTACGTCTTCCCTTTGGACTATGTGGATGAGAATTATGAGATCAGAGGACGTTGTCTCACTTATAATCCGATCGGAGGCGACTTCTATAATTTCCTGAAAGACAAGGAAGGGAATTATTGGTTCGGGATCGGCGACACTTCCGGTCATGGCTATGTCGCAGGGCTCTTCAGCATGATGATCATGAACCAGATGAGCCATTTGATCCATAAGAATGAACATCCTCATGAGATCATAGACCAGATCATAGAACATCTCGAGGAACGGACAAATACCTATCCTCATATCCATCGAAGCCTCTACGCTACCTTTCTTCTGATGAAAGCGGATGCGAAGGGAAATTTCTTGCATTCCGGGATCCATCCTAGTTTAGTTTTATATAAAAGTAGAGAAGATAGTATAGAGATAGTCGGAACAGATGGTAAATTCCTCTCCACAGTCATGAATTCCCCTTTAAAAAAGCCGAAACCTTCTCAGCATTTTAAGATGGAAAGGGACGATATCCTTTTCTGTTTTACGGACGGTCTATTTGAACAGAAGAACAAGAGTATAGGTGGATACTATGGAGAGAATCTATATAAGTTCCTGGAAACCGCTCCTAAAAAGAATATTCGCAAACTGATAGACAACTTGTTTACGGATATAGTCAAGCATACTGGGGGAAGGATCCAAGACGATATGAGCCTCCTCGTCGTTCGAAAGTTCTAA
- the glpK gene encoding glycerol kinase GlpK, with protein MSEYIIGIDAGTTGIRTFCFNKSGNVISSAYSEFKQHFPKPGWVEHDPEEIWAKTEKLILKAIRNGKLKPEKAIAIGITNQRETTVLFDKETGAPVYNAIVWQCRRTSDFCAGLKKEGLEPIFRRKTGLVVDAYFSGTKIRWILDNVKGVRARAEKGKVLFGTIDTYLLYRLTNGKSHKTDHTNASRTLIFNIEKKEWDKELLKILNIPEAILPEAHNSSNLFGRTEGVKGLPDGIPISSLVGDQQGALFGQLCTEPGEAKNTYGTGCFLLFNTGNKLQISKNNLITTLACGPEGKTVYCLEGSIFIGGAVIQYLRDNMRFFKESKLSEKMAASVTKEDEVVFVPAFSGLGAPYWDMNARGAILGLTRDTTQEQITRAALKSIALQSYELVEAMENDTGSKLKVLKVDGGATANNWLMQYQADILGKKIVRPSNLDTTVLGAAYLAGLERGFYSSVADLKKNQKTNKEFVPKLGAAQREKEIRVWKESVKRILTTES; from the coding sequence ATGAGTGAATACATCATCGGAATCGACGCTGGGACCACCGGTATACGCACCTTTTGTTTTAATAAATCTGGGAATGTGATTTCCAGCGCTTATTCCGAATTCAAACAACATTTTCCTAAACCGGGTTGGGTGGAGCATGATCCCGAAGAGATTTGGGCAAAGACAGAGAAGCTTATCTTAAAAGCCATTCGCAATGGGAAGCTCAAACCGGAAAAGGCAATCGCGATCGGGATCACAAACCAAAGAGAGACCACAGTTCTTTTTGATAAGGAAACGGGAGCTCCTGTGTACAATGCCATCGTATGGCAATGCCGTAGGACATCCGATTTCTGTGCGGGCCTGAAGAAAGAAGGCTTGGAACCGATCTTTAGAAGAAAGACAGGACTCGTAGTAGATGCGTACTTCAGCGGCACCAAGATCCGCTGGATCCTGGATAATGTGAAGGGAGTCCGTGCCCGCGCAGAAAAAGGAAAGGTGCTATTCGGGACGATCGATACCTATCTTCTATACAGACTCACGAACGGAAAATCCCATAAAACGGATCATACGAATGCGAGTAGGACTCTTATCTTCAATATAGAAAAAAAGGAATGGGATAAGGAACTTCTAAAGATCCTAAATATCCCGGAAGCGATCCTTCCGGAAGCACATAATTCCAGCAACTTATTCGGAAGAACAGAAGGAGTGAAAGGACTTCCGGATGGGATCCCGATCTCTTCTCTCGTGGGAGACCAACAAGGAGCCTTGTTCGGACAACTTTGTACGGAACCGGGTGAAGCAAAGAACACCTATGGAACGGGCTGCTTCTTACTTTTCAATACCGGAAATAAACTGCAGATCTCTAAGAACAATCTGATCACGACGCTTGCCTGCGGACCGGAAGGAAAGACGGTGTATTGTTTAGAAGGTTCTATCTTTATAGGAGGAGCGGTGATCCAATATCTGAGGGACAATATGAGATTCTTTAAAGAATCCAAGCTCTCGGAGAAGATGGCCGCATCCGTTACCAAAGAGGACGAAGTAGTATTCGTGCCTGCATTTTCCGGTTTGGGCGCTCCCTATTGGGACATGAATGCTCGAGGCGCCATCCTAGGTTTGACCAGGGATACAACTCAAGAACAGATCACTCGTGCGGCTCTCAAATCTATTGCATTACAATCTTACGAACTAGTAGAAGCCATGGAAAATGATACCGGTTCTAAGCTCAAGGTTCTGAAAGTGGATGGGGGAGCGACAGCAAACAATTGGCTTATGCAATACCAAGCGGATATCTTAGGTAAGAAAATCGTTCGACCTTCTAATTTGGATACTACCGTTTTAGGAGCCGCATATCTTGCCGGTTTGGAAAGAGGGTTTTATTCTTCCGTAGCAGATCTAAAAAAGAACCAAAAGACGAACAAGGAATTTGTACCTAAGCTTGGTGCCGCTCAGAGAGAAAAAGAGATCCGAGTTTGGAAAGAATCCGTAAAACGGATACTAACTACGGAATCCTAA
- a CDS encoding aldose 1-epimerase, with translation MYEFRTEKSSFQTDGKQWFAWEWTPSSGKETVPIIFPYDPKRPIFESGSFLMFPWVNRHASSDFILNGRSIRDERIVRDNGGYPVHGAVHSLERKALKIRPDGKGGEFRVLFPEEWKDSPLSCVAIREEYSLEETAAGTLLSIKTRFNNLRSDSVRFAYGYHPYFSLVGDIADWNLKLTLDKNIELNENLVPIQPFISNPVNSIVSDGSIPELDHLFYGREPRVILENSKLKYSITIFSPHPEDGQIPLNYYQIYTKPDKTAIAIEPCSAPGNALLSGQDLKELKGYSETFGEFRILVRTA, from the coding sequence ATGTACGAATTTCGGACTGAGAAGTCTAGCTTCCAAACCGACGGTAAACAATGGTTTGCTTGGGAATGGACTCCGAGTTCTGGAAAGGAAACAGTCCCAATCATCTTCCCGTACGATCCGAAAAGACCTATATTCGAGTCGGGAAGCTTTCTCATGTTCCCTTGGGTGAATCGACATGCATCTTCCGATTTCATTTTAAATGGGAGAAGTATCCGTGACGAGAGGATCGTTCGAGATAACGGTGGCTATCCGGTTCACGGAGCAGTGCATTCCCTAGAAAGAAAAGCTCTCAAGATCCGACCTGACGGTAAGGGAGGGGAGTTCAGGGTCTTATTTCCGGAAGAATGGAAGGATTCTCCTCTTTCCTGCGTGGCAATCCGCGAAGAATATTCCTTAGAAGAGACTGCCGCAGGTACATTACTAAGTATTAAAACTAGATTCAATAACCTAAGATCGGATTCAGTTCGCTTCGCATACGGATATCATCCTTATTTTTCTTTGGTAGGCGATATTGCCGACTGGAATCTGAAACTCACTTTGGACAAGAACATAGAGTTGAATGAGAATCTGGTCCCGATCCAACCGTTTATTTCGAATCCGGTGAATAGCATCGTGAGTGACGGAAGTATTCCGGAACTAGATCATCTATTCTACGGAAGAGAACCCAGAGTTATTTTAGAAAATTCGAAATTAAAATATTCCATCACCATATTCAGTCCGCATCCAGAAGACGGACAAATCCCATTGAATTACTATCAAATCTATACGAAACCGGACAAGACAGCGATCGCTATAGAACCTTGCAGTGCTCCTGGCAATGCCTTACTCTCCGGACAGGATCTGAAAGAGTTAAAAGGTTATTCAGAAACGTTCGGAGAATTCAGAATTTTAGTGAGGACGGCATGA
- a CDS encoding pyridoxal phosphate-dependent aminotransferase, giving the protein MEWNARRLDVIEPSPTLAISAKAAELKKKGEDIVSFGAGEPDFETPVHIKEAAKKAIDKGQTRYTAVSGTVELKNAIITKFKRDNGLEYSTNQIIVGTGGKQVIYNFFLATLNPGDEVIIPAPYWVSYADIVRLAEGKAVILPTKKEEGFLLSPEQLEKAITPKTKVVILNSPSNPTGSAYTRSQLEALGKVILKHKIMVLSDDIYECINFDGFQFSNIAMISPELKELTFVTNGVSKAYSMTGWRIGYGAGPVDIIRNMDTIQSQSTSNPSSISQAAAEAALTGDQACVAEMAKAFQKRRDLIIGLLNAIPGVEVNVPQGAFYVFPYLSGVYETEGFKKLAASSSEKSKSKIFCAHLLEKYKVAAVPGIAFGDDNALRLSYAMGEEDIKKGVSRISDMVRDLSH; this is encoded by the coding sequence ATGGAATGGAACGCTAGGAGGCTGGATGTAATCGAGCCTTCACCCACTCTAGCCATCAGTGCTAAAGCGGCAGAATTAAAAAAGAAAGGCGAGGATATCGTCAGCTTCGGAGCCGGAGAACCGGATTTCGAAACCCCGGTTCATATCAAAGAAGCTGCAAAGAAGGCAATTGATAAGGGCCAAACCAGATACACTGCTGTTTCCGGAACAGTGGAGCTGAAGAACGCAATCATAACCAAATTCAAACGAGACAACGGTTTGGAATATTCTACAAACCAGATCATCGTGGGAACCGGCGGAAAGCAGGTCATATACAATTTCTTTCTGGCAACACTAAATCCAGGAGACGAAGTAATCATTCCCGCTCCGTATTGGGTGAGCTATGCGGATATAGTTCGCTTGGCGGAAGGGAAAGCCGTTATCCTTCCTACCAAAAAAGAAGAAGGGTTCCTACTTTCTCCCGAGCAATTGGAGAAGGCGATCACTCCTAAGACCAAGGTGGTGATCCTGAATTCCCCTTCGAATCCTACAGGCTCCGCTTATACTCGCAGTCAGTTGGAAGCTTTAGGAAAAGTGATCTTAAAGCATAAGATCATGGTACTCAGCGACGATATCTATGAGTGCATCAATTTCGATGGATTCCAATTTTCTAATATAGCCATGATCTCTCCCGAATTGAAGGAACTTACCTTCGTGACGAACGGGGTCTCTAAGGCATATTCCATGACAGGTTGGAGGATCGGATACGGAGCTGGTCCTGTTGATATCATTCGAAATATGGATACGATCCAGAGCCAGTCCACTTCTAATCCTTCCTCCATCTCCCAAGCGGCAGCAGAAGCTGCATTGACCGGAGACCAGGCTTGCGTTGCGGAAATGGCAAAGGCATTCCAAAAGAGAAGGGACCTGATCATAGGACTGTTGAATGCAATTCCGGGAGTGGAAGTAAATGTCCCTCAAGGCGCATTCTATGTATTTCCATATCTCTCCGGGGTTTATGAGACCGAAGGCTTTAAGAAACTGGCCGCTTCCAGTTCGGAAAAGAGCAAGAGTAAGATATTCTGTGCTCATTTATTAGAGAAATATAAAGTAGCCGCAGTTCCCGGGATCGCTTTCGGGGATGATAATGCTCTCAGGCTCTCCTATGCAATGGGAGAAGAGGACATTAAGAAAGGTGTTTCTAGAATCTCCGATATGGTGCGGGACCTTTCCCACTAA
- a CDS encoding MBL fold metallo-hydrolase, whose protein sequence is MRIKFWGVRGSISSPVQGDLIRSKILRILSLASPSDLQSPEAIEDFLDSLALSNWSTYGGNTTCIEVRDKEDKLVIIDGGTGLRELGNSILHEGYGAGKGKAIWIFTHTHWDHIQGIPFFVPLYTPGNKFEFVSSVENLEERLRYQHTFTHFPVPFDGFHAEKTFKHVPEGRAFRVTDSVTAISKAVRHPGGSFSYRFEEDGKAFIFASDAEFNLDEMENIEDYLNYFRGADVLVFDTQYTFEESLQKIDWGHSTASMATDIALRANVKKLVMFHHDPSYDDEKLDAVYLRAIKYKEMFDPQNQLEIIMAREGLEIQI, encoded by the coding sequence ATGCGGATAAAATTTTGGGGAGTACGGGGCTCCATTTCTTCTCCCGTCCAAGGCGATCTGATCCGGTCCAAGATCCTTAGGATCTTGAGTCTCGCTTCTCCTTCTGACCTGCAAAGTCCTGAGGCAATCGAGGACTTCTTGGATTCTCTTGCTCTTTCCAACTGGAGCACGTATGGCGGGAATACTACCTGCATCGAGGTCCGAGACAAAGAAGATAAACTCGTTATCATAGACGGTGGAACAGGACTACGCGAGCTCGGGAACTCCATCTTACACGAAGGATACGGCGCCGGAAAGGGAAAGGCGATCTGGATCTTTACTCATACTCACTGGGACCATATCCAAGGAATTCCATTCTTCGTTCCCTTATACACTCCCGGAAATAAATTCGAATTCGTAAGTTCCGTAGAGAATCTAGAAGAAAGACTTCGTTACCAACATACATTCACGCATTTTCCAGTTCCGTTCGATGGCTTCCATGCGGAAAAGACATTCAAACACGTTCCTGAGGGAAGGGCTTTCCGAGTTACCGATTCGGTCACTGCCATTTCCAAGGCGGTGCGTCACCCGGGCGGAAGCTTCTCTTATAGATTCGAAGAAGATGGTAAGGCATTCATCTTTGCTTCCGATGCAGAATTCAATCTGGATGAGATGGAAAATATAGAGGACTATCTGAATTATTTCAGGGGTGCGGATGTTTTGGTCTTTGATACGCAATATACTTTTGAGGAATCCCTACAAAAGATCGATTGGGGTCATAGCACCGCTTCTATGGCGACGGATATTGCGCTCAGGGCGAATGTTAAGAAATTAGTAATGTTCCATCATGATCCTTCGTATGACGACGAAAAGCTAGACGCAGTGTATTTAAGAGCGATCAAATACAAGGAAATGTTTGATCCTCAGAACCAACTAGAGATCATCATGGCTAGAGAAGGCCTCGAGATCCAAATCTAA
- a CDS encoding DNA repair helicase XPB: MSKPLIVQSDKTMLLEVDNPEFEACQLVVSKFAELEKSPEYLHTYRISPLSLWNAASIKMSADEIVQCLEQYSRYSVPKNVINEIREQIGRYGKVKLVKEENGDLCIISNEKGFLQEISNHRAVQPYIEKTEGDKIYIKKEFRGHIKQALIKIGFPVEDLAGYDEGNKYGFNLRPTTKSGRKFGMRDYQRASVEVFHAGGGNEGGSGVVVLPCGAGKTIVGIGVMQIVGAETLILVTNTLSIRQWKNEILDKTDIPESDIGEYSGEVKEIKPITIATYNILTHRKKKGGDFTHFHLFSANNWGLIVYDEVHLLPAPVFRMTSELQAKRRLGLTATLVREDGLEEDVFSLIGPKKYDVPWKELESKSWIAEAKCKEIRVSMEDDLRMRYSIADDREKFRLASENPEKLKAIDLIMKKHSESHLLVIGQYINQLEEISKKFKIPLITGKTPLGERQELYDAFRSGRIKSLVVSKVANFSIDLPDANIAIQVSGTFGSRQEEAQRLGRILRPKGEDNTAVFYSLISRDTNEERFGQNRQLFLTEQGYEYEIYTLDQFRESLEEKVGAN, encoded by the coding sequence ATGAGTAAACCGTTAATCGTACAAAGTGATAAAACTATGCTTTTGGAGGTGGATAATCCTGAATTTGAAGCCTGTCAGCTAGTCGTATCCAAGTTCGCGGAATTGGAAAAAAGTCCCGAATACTTGCATACATATAGGATCTCTCCGCTTTCCCTTTGGAACGCCGCTTCTATCAAGATGAGCGCGGACGAGATCGTTCAATGCTTAGAGCAATACTCCAGATATTCCGTACCTAAGAACGTGATCAATGAGATCAGAGAGCAGATCGGTCGATACGGAAAAGTAAAACTAGTCAAGGAAGAGAACGGGGATCTTTGTATTATCTCCAACGAAAAAGGCTTCCTGCAAGAAATTTCCAATCACAGAGCCGTCCAGCCTTATATAGAGAAGACAGAAGGCGATAAGATCTATATTAAAAAGGAATTCAGAGGTCATATCAAGCAAGCCTTGATCAAGATCGGTTTTCCTGTCGAAGATCTCGCCGGTTACGACGAAGGAAACAAATACGGATTCAATCTAAGACCTACTACCAAGTCCGGAAGAAAATTCGGAATGAGAGACTACCAAAGAGCCTCTGTGGAAGTATTCCACGCAGGAGGAGGCAACGAAGGTGGTTCCGGAGTAGTAGTACTTCCTTGCGGTGCTGGAAAGACGATCGTAGGGATCGGAGTTATGCAGATCGTTGGCGCAGAGACTCTTATTCTGGTCACGAACACGCTTTCTATCCGCCAATGGAAGAATGAGATCTTGGACAAGACCGACATTCCAGAATCGGATATCGGAGAATACTCCGGAGAAGTGAAGGAGATCAAACCGATCACCATCGCAACATACAATATTCTTACTCATAGAAAGAAGAAGGGGGGAGATTTTACCCACTTCCATCTGTTTAGCGCGAATAACTGGGGGCTCATCGTGTATGACGAGGTGCACCTTCTTCCGGCTCCTGTTTTCCGTATGACCTCGGAATTGCAGGCAAAGAGAAGACTCGGACTGACCGCAACTCTCGTTCGAGAAGATGGTCTGGAAGAAGACGTGTTCAGCTTGATCGGGCCTAAGAAATATGATGTGCCTTGGAAAGAGTTGGAAAGCAAGTCCTGGATCGCGGAAGCAAAATGTAAAGAGATCCGTGTTTCTATGGAAGACGATCTTCGTATGAGATATTCGATCGCAGACGACAGGGAGAAATTCCGTCTGGCTTCCGAGAATCCGGAGAAACTAAAGGCAATCGATCTGATCATGAAGAAACACTCCGAGTCTCATCTTCTTGTGATCGGACAGTACATCAATCAGTTGGAAGAGATCTCTAAAAAGTTCAAAATTCCATTGATCACAGGAAAAACTCCTTTGGGAGAAAGACAGGAATTGTACGATGCCTTTAGATCGGGACGCATCAAGTCTCTAGTAGTGAGTAAGGTGGCGAACTTCTCCATCGACTTACCGGATGCGAATATCGCGATCCAGGTTTCGGGAACTTTTGGTTCTCGCCAGGAAGAGGCACAGCGTCTGGGACGTATCCTAAGACCTAAGGGTGAGGATAATACTGCAGTATTCTATTCTTTGATCTCGAGAGATACAAACGAAGAGAGATTCGGGCAGAATAGACAACTGTTCCTTACCGAGCAGGGATACGAATACGAAATTTACACTCTCGACCAATTCAGAGAATCTCTGGAAGAAAAAGTCGGGGCCAACTAA